Proteins co-encoded in one Candida albicans SC5314 chromosome 3, complete sequence genomic window:
- a CDS encoding uncharacterized protein (Ortholog(s) have role in proteasome regulatory particle assembly, proteolysis and cytosol, nucleus, proteasome regulatory particle localization), protein MSNANQSNKFAIHDAIKEGNTLLAKKLIDEQPASKLYISDDDERTPLHWAVSFNNPDLVQYILSKTPNDLDIDEYVDGSGWTPLHIAASLGNSTIFNQLLRRANSSSTTTSNNSTQPELDVNLQTNSGTTCLHLAISKNNYDIVKELIETYKANCRIKDKKGYTPLHRAASIGSIPIIKLLVEKGKININAQDNDGWTSLHHALAEGHGDVAVLLVKLGADPNIVNNDGETPVKVAVDDKVAKYFTENI, encoded by the coding sequence ATGAGTAATGCTAACCAAAGCAATAAATTTGCCATTCATGATGCTATTAAAGAAGGCAATACTTTATTAGCcaagaaattaattgatgaacaACCAGCAAgtaaattatatatatcagatgatgatgaaagaACTCCATTACATTGGGCAGTTTCATTCAATAACCCTGATTTGGTACAATACATCTTACTGAAAACTCCCAATGATTtagatattgatgaatatgTTGATGGTAGTGGATGGACACCATTACATATTGCTGCCTCATTAGGTAATTCTAccattttcaatcaattattgaGAAGAGCaaacagcagcagcaccaCCACTTCTAACAATTCTACTCAACCAGAACTTGATGTTAATTTACAAACTAATTCCGGGACTACATGTTTACATTTAGCTATTAGTAAGAATAATTATGATATAGTGAAAGAATTAATCGAGACTTATAAAGCCAATTGTCGaattaaagataaaaaagGGTATACACCATTACATCGAGCTGCTAGTATTGGATCAATACCaatcattaaattattgGTAGAAAAGGggaaaatcaatattaatgCTCAAGATAATGATGGATGGACTAGTTTACATCATGCATTGGCTGAAGGACATGGTGATGTGGCGGTATTATTGGTCAAATTGGGAGCTGATCCAaatattgttaataatgatgGTGAAACTCCGGTGAAAGTTGCAGTTGATGATAAAGTGGCTAAATATTTCACtgaaaatatataa
- the NOP14 gene encoding snoRNA-binding rRNA-processing protein (Putative nucleolar protein; Hap43-induced; mutation confers resistance to 5-fluorocytosine (5-FC), 5-fluorouracil (5-FU), and tubercidin (7-deazaadenosine); heterozygous mutant is resistant to parnafungin; Spider biofilm induced), which produces MAGSQLKQLKAALKDKGLIGQTNVSQKKSKKKNSQSSTTNNTKNINRDEKLQQLKEIRDQFNKFDQKINRSKHDISIIHQGKFVKVGSKQHNSSAIKNGNMQRQMKMQYDLEKFQHGKTGGILDKRFGENDSHLSKEEKMLARFTKERQSGSSKKRSVFSLASDDEQEPDESDGEDNGGFMLTHGGNALSLDDEETINYVDEDSLQQQPPKKKSKNEVMKEIIAKSKFYKQQRQKEFAKTQDQIDELDEDFGDVMDDLRNVQSQISKTTANSGSGKADGVFSTKTPEQIEYDNKVRELTYDRRAVPAERTKTDEEIRKEHEEKMKKLEADRLRRMEGFVDDDRDTQGDDLDNDFWAGSDRENDENEADGFTIKNSDQESDSEEEEQYQPPHKRQVKSQKITSVIMPFTIEEFIQEMSNVDPNKQPEYVKKICETYKPNLAEGNKEKMSNFVGILFEYILHIANQYQDFEPFVKILRKLAESSTSSRATTITTTTTTTTTTKAYNESLVERVREHIKHIQSRIDKQLTPGDLVFFTIIAYLFSSSDHYHIVITPSLILINQILSNIIYHPKTVTDIAHGVYLIDVLLMYQRFAKRYDPEIISFIEHALFMMIPEVDKLDTLKLLSISPTAATAGSITVQFSMNKSEKICSQEQTLSIKQLYEEDLNKSSLISKLIQLMDKCVTLWKEKSSLIEILESFISILKHITKYNATVAGPILTKFTRLHANLVKDRKPLTLQHHKAIAIATFAPKFEENFNPDKKSYDVNRERQELNKVKHELKKEKKAALKDIRQENRFIAREQISEKKRMYDDYHKKMANIVNSIQSEEGAEKNQYERERKQRKRR; this is translated from the coding sequence ATGGCAGGGTCCCAGTTAAAACAACTTAAGGCTGCTCTTAAAGACAAAGGATTAATTGGTCAAACTAATGTTTCTCAGAAAAAgctgaagaaaaagaattctCAATcttccaccaccaataacaCCAAGAATATTAATCGagatgaaaaattacaacaattaaaagaaattcgtgatcaatttaataaatttgatcaaaaaattaatcGATCCAAACATGACATTTCTATTATTCATCAAGGTAAATTTGTTAAAGTTGGATCAAAACAGCATAATTCTCTGGCTATAAAGAATGGTAATATGCAAAGACAAATGAAAATGCAATatgatttagaaaaattcCAACATGGTAAAACTGGTGGGATATTAGATAAAAGATTTGGTGAAAATGATTCTCATTTAAGtaaagaagagaaaatgTTAGCCAGATTTACTAAAGAACGACAATCCGGGTCATCTAAGAAAAGAAGTGTTTTCAGTTTAGCAagtgatgatgaacaaGAACCAGACGAAAGTGATGGCGAAGATAATGGTGGATTTATGTTGACTCATGGAGGAAATGCTTTATCtttagatgatgaagaaactATTAATtatgttgatgaagattctttgcaacaacaaccgccaaagaagaaaagtaaaaatGAAGTGATGAAAGAAATCATTGCCAAATCGaaattttataaacaacaaagacaaaaagaatttgcCAAGACTCAAgatcaaattgatgaattagatGAAGATTTTGGTGATGTCATGGATGATTTAAGAAATGTACAACTGCAAATTTCTAAAACCACTGCCaatagtggtagtggtaaGGCTGATGGAGTCTTTTCAACTAAAACACctgaacaaattgaatatgaCAATAAAGTGAGAGAATTAACCTATGATAGAAGAGCAGTTCCCGCAGAAAGAACGAAAACCGATGAAGAAATACGTAAAGAACATGAagagaaaatgaaaaaattagaagCTGATAGATTAAGAAGAATGGAAGgatttgttgatgatgatagaGATACTCAAGGTGATGATTTagataatgatttttgGGCTGGTAGTGATAgagaaaatgatgaaaacGAAGCTGATGGATTTACTATTAAGAATTCAGATCAAGAAAGTGATAGtgaggaagaagaacaatATCAACCTCCACATAAAAGACAAGTTAAATCTCAAAAAATTACTAGTGTAATCATGCCATttacaattgaagaatttataCAAGAAATGTCGAATGTTGATCCAAATAAACAACCAGAATATGTTAAGAAAATATGTGAAACTTATAAACCAAATTTAGCTGAGGGGAATAAAGAGAAAATGAGTAATTTTGTTGGCATATTGtttgaatatattttacATATTGCCAATCAATATCAAGATTTTGAACCATTTGTGAAAATATTAAGAAAATTGGCCgaatcatcaacatcttcAAGAGCaaccaccatcaccaccaccaccacaacaacaacaacaacaaaagctTACAATGAATCATTAGTTGAAAGAGTTCGTGAACATATTAAACATATTCAATCAAGAATCGATAAGCAATTGACTCCTGGAGATTTAGTATTTTTCACCATAATTGcatatttattttcttcctCAGATCATTATCATATTGTTATCACTCCaagtttgattttaattaatcaaatactaagtaatataatttatcatcCGAAAACCGTGACTGACATTGCTCATGGAGTTTATTTAATCGATGTTTTATTAATGTATCAACGATTTGCTAAAAGATATGATCCAGAAATCATTAGTTTTATTGAACATGCATTATTTATGATGATTCCCGaagttgataaattggatactttgaaattattatcaatttctcctacagcagcaacagcaggGAGTATCACCGTGCAATTTTCCATGAATAAATCAGAAAAAATATGTTCACAGGAACaaacattatcaattaaacaattatatgaagaagatttaaataaatccAGTTTAATCAgtaaattaattcaattaatggATAAATGTGTTACATTATGGAAAGAAAAGTCTagtttaattgaaattcttgAATCATTTATTAGTATATTAAAACATATCACCAAATATAATGCCACTGTTGCTGGTCCAATATTAACTAAATTCACAAGATTACATGCTAATTTGGTGAAAGATCGCAAACCATTGACATTACAACATCATAAAGCCATCGCCATTGCCACTTTTGCACCTAAATTCgaagaaaatttcaacCCTGATAAGAAATCTTATGATGTTAATCGAGAACgtcaagaattgaataaagtTAAacatgaattgaaaaaggaaaagaaggCAGCACTAAAAGATATTCGTCAAGAAAATAGATTTATTGCACGTGAACAAATATcggaaaagaaaagaatgtATGATGATTATCATAAAAAGATGGCCAATATTGTTAATTCGATTCAATCAGAAGAAGGGGCTGAAAAGAATCAATatgaaagagaaagaaaacaaaggaaaagaagatga
- the NCE102 gene encoding Nce102p (Non classical protein export protein; localized to plasma membrane; Hap43-induced gene; flow model biofilm induced; Spider biofilm induced), with protein sequence MLAIGDVILRAFNFVFLVIALGLTGSLAATTITQHNPQINFAVFAAAFGLLTSSFYGVFAYFVAAFAWPVILFVFDFLNFVFTFAAATAIAAGIRAHSCSNQDYLDDNNIAQGSSGRCRKAQASTAFLYFSTFIFIASAIFSAISLSKGGLFGHSSRPAPRTGVPTMSQV encoded by the coding sequence ATGTTAGCTATTGGAGACGTTATTTTAAGAGCATTCAACTTTGTCTTTTTAGTCATTGCCTTGGGGTTGACTGGTTCCCTTGCTGCCACCACCATTACCCAACATAACCcacaaatcaattttgctGTATTTGCCGCAGCTTTTGGTCTTTTGACTTCATCCTTTTACGGGGTCTTTGCTTACTTCGTTGCAGCATTTGCTTGGCCAGtgattttgtttgtgtttgACTTCTTGAACTTTGTTTTCACTTTTGCTGCTGCTACAGCCATTGCTGCTGGTATTAGAGCTCACAGTTGTTCTAACCAAGATTACCTTGATGACAACAATATTGCTCAAGGTTCAAGTGGAAGATGTAGAAAAGCTCAAGCTTCAACTGCTTTCTTGTACTTTTCCACATTTATCTTTATTGCTTCTGCTATTTTCAGTGCCATTTCCCTTTCCAAAGGTGGTTTATTCGGTCACTCTTCCAGACCAGCTCCAAGAACTGGTGTTCCAACCATGTCCCAAGTTTAA